From Gordonia crocea, the proteins below share one genomic window:
- a CDS encoding transcriptional regulator codes for MGNGAASPLRVTRAYEAFLSGIVPAEGSVRALVRDSWLRSRDRGVDPQKLRPQGEDVGEQDFRAYRDAHPLSSVRALIQSLLIDDLDDSGAVVAVGDERGRLLWVDGDRSARSKVTGINFVEGSVWSETAVGTNAPGLALALDQGVQVVGPEHFAGPVQRWNCSAAPIHDPLTGGLLGVLDITGGEVASTPFALTTVRSVVAAIERELAAKSIDLSTPTRSAVPRLEMLDDGPRWITADGLSRPLSPRHAEILLLLAAYPQGLSTEQLATKLADDGLGAVTVRAEISRLRRALGDVVESRPYRLTVAIESDVGDTRSHIEKGEIIAAIRTLGRGGLLAESFAPGVVELFDELLVDLRSRMVAAGDVPALEEWVASPLGRDDPTAWAQLARTLPSSHPGRARAVGRARLLDRRFSR; via the coding sequence ATGGGCAACGGCGCCGCGTCACCACTGCGGGTGACTCGTGCCTATGAGGCCTTCCTCTCCGGAATCGTCCCGGCCGAGGGATCGGTCCGCGCCTTGGTGCGCGACTCGTGGTTGCGCTCGCGCGACCGCGGGGTCGATCCGCAGAAGCTGCGCCCCCAGGGCGAGGATGTCGGCGAACAGGACTTCCGCGCCTATCGCGATGCCCATCCGCTCTCCTCGGTGCGCGCCCTGATCCAGTCCCTCCTCATCGACGACCTGGACGATTCGGGCGCCGTCGTCGCCGTGGGTGATGAGCGTGGCCGCTTGCTGTGGGTCGACGGCGATCGGTCCGCGCGCAGCAAGGTCACCGGCATCAACTTCGTCGAGGGGTCGGTGTGGAGCGAGACCGCCGTTGGGACGAATGCGCCCGGACTCGCCCTGGCCCTCGACCAGGGCGTGCAGGTGGTGGGCCCGGAGCACTTCGCCGGGCCGGTCCAGCGGTGGAACTGTTCGGCGGCCCCGATCCACGACCCCCTGACCGGCGGACTCCTCGGCGTCCTCGACATCACCGGCGGCGAGGTGGCGTCGACCCCCTTCGCCCTCACGACGGTGCGGTCGGTGGTCGCCGCAATCGAGCGCGAGTTGGCGGCAAAGTCCATCGACCTGTCCACCCCGACGCGCAGCGCCGTCCCGCGACTGGAGATGCTCGACGACGGGCCGCGGTGGATCACCGCGGACGGCCTCTCCCGCCCGTTGTCCCCGCGGCACGCGGAAATCCTCCTGCTGTTGGCCGCCTACCCGCAGGGCCTGTCCACCGAGCAGCTCGCCACCAAACTCGCCGACGACGGGTTGGGCGCGGTGACCGTGCGTGCTGAGATCTCCCGGCTGCGCCGCGCCCTCGGCGATGTGGTCGAGTCGCGGCCGTATCGGCTGACCGTCGCCATCGAGTCCGACGTCGGCGACACCCGAAGCCATATTGAGAAGGGCGAGATCATCGCCGCGATCCGCACCCTCGGCCGGGGCGGACTGCTGGCCGAATCGTTCGCCCCCGGCGTCGTCGAGTTGTTCGACGAACTGCTCGTCGATCTCCGGTCGCGGATGGTCGCCGCCGGCGATGTCCCGGCCCTCGAAGAGTGGGTGGCCTCCCCCCTTGGCCGTGACGATCCGACCGCGTGGGCGCAGCTGGCGCGCACGTTGCCGTCGTCGCACCCCGGCCGCGCACGGGCCGTCGGCCGGGCCCGTCTCCTGGATCGCCGCTTCAGCCGCTGA
- a CDS encoding carboxymuconolactone decarboxylase family protein, which translates to MTENHTTTGAATLRALTPQHRELRQAIPEVYQGFAALSSAAFADGAISRKTKELIALAIGVVEGCDGCIASHAQAAARAGATNQEAAEAIGVTFLMHGGPATIHAARAYEVFREFSAAAAAGTPAN; encoded by the coding sequence ATGACCGAGAACCACACCACCACCGGAGCCGCCACGCTGCGTGCACTCACCCCGCAGCACCGCGAGCTGCGCCAGGCGATCCCGGAGGTCTACCAGGGATTTGCCGCCCTCTCCAGCGCGGCCTTCGCCGACGGGGCGATCAGCCGCAAGACCAAGGAGCTGATCGCCCTGGCCATCGGGGTCGTCGAGGGCTGCGACGGATGTATCGCCTCGCACGCCCAAGCCGCCGCCCGCGCCGGCGCCACCAACCAGGAGGCGGCCGAGGCCATCGGCGTCACCTTCCTCATGCACGGCGGCCCCGCGACGATCCACGCCGCCCGCGCCTACGAGGTGTTCCGTGAGTTCAGTGCGGCTGCCGCTGCGGGAACGCCGGCGAACTAG
- a CDS encoding MMPL family transporter, translated as MTATELERTPDTTPAGEYPHPGPLGRLGIWVISHGRIVAVAWVLLVVGLGVFAPSVEKNLSGAGWQANGSQSVQVRQLAQEHFGGNASSAIQVVVHADGGVTTGDAPAVLAKATALLRGDDRIGEVVAPTPGATVSPDGKTAIILAGAGSDTNEMVRAATDLTPQLQALSTDTVTVSPTGSSVLWSDFNHANLSAMMKSEMVSWPITLVILVIAFGALVAAGLPLLLTMAGLIASAGVLVLVNTVVPVSIWAMNFAMMFSLALGIDYALFLVVRFRAARMGHKLPMPQAIAQTMDTAGKAVLLSGVTVLVSLSAVMIVPSPSFRSMAGGIMISVVFILAATLTLLPLVLAKLDGRLNRFALPWVKVSEHRSPAFERWGERLWRQPARWGLAALAILIALAIPVFGLTTAMPSIKVLPEDASARVGYDTVQQAFGDGAPGTLQIIAPNDAATATVEKLRADEGIAGVMPALRAADGSGISLIQAVPRVDPSDPSLAATVERLRTTLPAGAMVGGAAVENIDLKSEIDRTTPWVIITVLVLGFALLLFALQAPLIALLGTLASLLSTLAAFGVARLIFQEGIGASFFGFESQGFLNAWAPVFFFAMIFAIAMDYTVFLLASAKEHWETDGTARAAMVGAVAHSGRVIFAAGGVMVAVFFTFALSGPLPPKEMGIILGVAVLLDAFLVRLVLLPVLLRVTGRAAWACPAWLRRVLPTITFAHD; from the coding sequence ATGACAGCCACCGAACTGGAGCGGACACCCGACACCACGCCCGCCGGGGAGTACCCCCACCCCGGCCCACTCGGACGCCTGGGCATCTGGGTCATCTCGCACGGCCGGATCGTTGCGGTTGCCTGGGTCCTGCTCGTCGTCGGCCTCGGCGTCTTCGCACCGTCGGTCGAGAAGAACCTGTCCGGGGCGGGCTGGCAGGCCAACGGCTCCCAGTCGGTTCAGGTTCGCCAACTGGCACAGGAACACTTCGGCGGCAACGCCTCGTCGGCCATCCAGGTCGTCGTGCACGCCGATGGTGGCGTGACCACCGGCGACGCGCCCGCAGTCCTGGCCAAGGCGACGGCCCTGCTGCGCGGCGACGACCGCATCGGCGAGGTCGTGGCACCGACGCCGGGAGCCACCGTCTCGCCGGATGGGAAGACCGCGATCATCCTCGCCGGCGCCGGGTCGGACACCAATGAGATGGTCCGCGCGGCCACCGACTTGACGCCGCAGCTGCAGGCGTTGTCGACCGACACCGTCACGGTCTCGCCCACCGGGTCGTCGGTGCTGTGGTCAGACTTCAACCACGCCAACCTCTCGGCGATGATGAAGTCGGAGATGGTCTCCTGGCCGATCACCCTGGTCATCTTGGTTATCGCCTTCGGCGCCCTCGTCGCCGCCGGGCTGCCGTTGTTGCTGACGATGGCGGGGCTCATCGCGTCGGCCGGCGTGCTCGTCTTGGTGAACACCGTCGTCCCGGTCTCGATCTGGGCGATGAACTTCGCGATGATGTTCTCGCTGGCACTGGGCATCGACTACGCGCTGTTCCTCGTCGTCCGCTTCCGCGCGGCGCGGATGGGCCACAAGCTGCCGATGCCACAGGCCATCGCCCAGACCATGGACACCGCCGGCAAGGCCGTGTTGCTGTCCGGCGTCACCGTCTTGGTGTCACTGTCGGCGGTGATGATCGTCCCGTCGCCTTCGTTCCGCTCCATGGCCGGGGGCATCATGATCTCGGTCGTCTTCATCCTGGCGGCCACCCTGACCCTGTTGCCGCTGGTCCTCGCCAAGCTCGACGGTCGCCTCAACAGGTTCGCGCTGCCGTGGGTGAAGGTTTCCGAGCACCGGTCCCCCGCCTTCGAACGCTGGGGCGAGCGGTTGTGGCGGCAGCCGGCACGATGGGGCCTCGCCGCCCTCGCCATCCTGATCGCACTGGCCATCCCGGTCTTCGGTCTGACCACCGCGATGCCGTCGATCAAGGTGCTGCCCGAGGACGCCAGCGCCCGCGTGGGCTACGACACCGTCCAGCAGGCCTTCGGCGACGGCGCTCCCGGCACGCTTCAGATCATCGCCCCGAACGACGCGGCGACCGCGACGGTGGAGAAGCTGCGCGCCGACGAGGGGATCGCCGGCGTCATGCCCGCACTGCGGGCCGCCGACGGCAGCGGGATCTCCCTCATCCAGGCCGTGCCCCGCGTCGACCCCTCTGATCCCTCGCTGGCCGCCACCGTCGAGCGTCTCCGCACCACGCTGCCCGCCGGCGCCATGGTCGGGGGTGCGGCGGTGGAGAACATCGATCTCAAGTCCGAGATCGACCGGACCACGCCATGGGTGATCATCACCGTGTTGGTGCTCGGCTTTGCCCTGCTGCTCTTCGCGCTGCAGGCACCGCTGATCGCCCTGCTCGGCACCCTGGCCAGCCTGTTGTCCACGCTCGCCGCGTTCGGCGTCGCGCGGCTGATCTTCCAGGAGGGGATCGGAGCCTCCTTCTTCGGTTTCGAGTCGCAGGGATTCCTGAACGCGTGGGCACCGGTGTTCTTCTTCGCGATGATCTTTGCCATCGCCATGGACTACACCGTGTTCCTCCTCGCCTCGGCCAAAGAGCACTGGGAGACCGACGGCACCGCACGCGCGGCGATGGTCGGCGCCGTCGCCCACTCGGGCCGCGTGATCTTCGCTGCCGGCGGGGTGATGGTGGCGGTCTTCTTCACCTTCGCGTTGTCCGGCCCGCTGCCGCCGAAGGAGATGGGCATCATCCTGGGTGTCGCCGTGCTGCTCGACGCCTTCCTCGTGCGCCTGGTGTTGCTGCCCGTCCTGCTCCGGGTCACCGGCCGCGCCGCGTGGGCTTGTCCCGCCTGGCTCCGACGAGTCCTCCCGACCATCACCTTCGCCCACGACTGA
- a CDS encoding glyoxalase has product MNERRDSSVWPGINYRDPIAARAWLAALGFEEGILVEGDGEGEVRHSEMLWPDGGRVMIHSPGHFGPPATGVGNLYVVVADPDAVFAKARELGATMVRDMAEEDYGSRGFSISDAEGNIWSFGTYAG; this is encoded by the coding sequence ATGAACGAGAGAAGAGACAGCAGCGTCTGGCCGGGAATCAACTATCGGGATCCGATTGCGGCGCGGGCGTGGCTCGCCGCCCTCGGATTCGAGGAGGGAATCCTCGTGGAGGGCGACGGCGAGGGGGAGGTGCGGCACTCGGAGATGCTGTGGCCCGACGGCGGTCGGGTGATGATTCATTCCCCCGGCCACTTCGGTCCGCCGGCGACCGGGGTGGGCAACCTCTACGTTGTCGTCGCCGACCCCGACGCGGTCTTCGCGAAAGCGCGCGAGCTCGGTGCGACGATGGTGCGCGACATGGCCGAGGAGGACTATGGATCCCGTGGGTTCTCCATCTCCGACGCGGAGGGGAACATATGGAGCTTCGGGACGTACGCCGGCTGA
- a CDS encoding helix-turn-helix domain-containing protein — translation MELRDVRRLTPGIDVNAYRIVGAAPGEHIGLPSSTVTLIVDLDDGLRLSEPGSPEPRTFRTCLGGMHLDPVTIHHGGTQIGVAAHLGPAAVRALFGMPAGEFWTTNIELSDAAPGLADRLYESTVEVPHDARAAVARHVLADAVASRPPVRADPDAEQAWRVIQHERGRVTVSNLVAWSCWSARYLTKVFTAEYGIGLKQAARLARFDHARERLESGDPIATVSAVCGYADQAHLTREFAAITGHPPAQFLAVRAAEFSAEPA, via the coding sequence ATGGAGCTTCGGGACGTACGCCGGCTGACGCCGGGGATCGACGTCAACGCCTACCGGATCGTCGGTGCGGCGCCCGGCGAACACATCGGTCTCCCGTCGTCGACGGTCACCCTGATCGTCGACCTCGACGACGGGCTGCGCTTGTCGGAACCGGGCAGCCCGGAGCCGCGGACCTTCCGCACCTGCCTGGGCGGCATGCATCTGGATCCGGTCACGATTCACCACGGCGGCACCCAGATCGGCGTCGCCGCGCACCTCGGCCCGGCGGCGGTGCGTGCGCTGTTCGGCATGCCGGCCGGCGAGTTCTGGACCACCAACATCGAACTGTCCGACGCGGCGCCCGGCCTGGCCGACCGGCTCTACGAGTCGACCGTCGAGGTGCCACACGATGCGCGGGCCGCGGTGGCGCGGCACGTTCTGGCCGACGCGGTGGCCTCGCGCCCGCCCGTCCGCGCCGACCCCGATGCGGAACAGGCGTGGCGGGTCATCCAGCATGAGCGCGGACGGGTCACCGTCTCGAACCTGGTGGCGTGGTCCTGCTGGTCGGCGCGCTATCTGACCAAGGTCTTCACCGCCGAGTACGGCATCGGCCTCAAACAGGCCGCACGGCTCGCCCGCTTCGACCACGCGCGGGAACGGCTGGAATCCGGCGACCCGATCGCGACGGTGTCCGCCGTGTGCGGCTACGCCGATCAAGCACACCTCACGCGTGAGTTCGCGGCCATCACCGGTCACCCGCCGGCGCAGTTCCTGGCGGTGCGCGCCGCCGAGTTCAGCGCCGAACCGGCGTAG
- a CDS encoding type B 50S ribosomal protein L31, giving the protein MKPGIHPDYHPVVFRDASTGDEFLTRSTITSEQTVDWSDGHTYPLVVVEVTSASHPFWTGEQRLLDTAGRVERFKRRYTQGYR; this is encoded by the coding sequence ATGAAGCCCGGAATCCACCCCGATTACCATCCCGTCGTCTTCCGCGACGCCAGCACCGGTGACGAGTTCCTGACCCGCTCGACGATCACCTCGGAGCAAACGGTCGACTGGTCCGACGGCCACACCTACCCACTCGTCGTCGTCGAGGTGACCTCCGCGTCGCATCCGTTCTGGACCGGTGAGCAGCGACTCCTCGACACCGCCGGGCGGGTGGAGCGGTTCAAACGGCGCTACACCCAGGGTTACCGCTGA
- the mrf gene encoding ribosome hibernation factor-recruiting GTPase MRF, whose translation MKIVPNNGDGRTPLVLVAGLDSDAVERTAAALLIGGTTLVHHDLSELDAGRVRRTLRAVDLDGEERVHQSVLELEHGCVSCTLRNDLLPLLRQLHRRDSVERIVLQLDSALEPEALTWAIEHAVVSDMPGYTDAPAAEDVRIEATVACIHEGEWLDAATGDATMAELGRSATTDESIDERTLAQVAVGHVAFADALVIAGSDPAMRDAWESARLAAVLKRLAPSAPMIMEIPQRRLTTLLMTQLLAAVPAGSRRGRLDAPHDPLLRDQPPLDADCGVELFTFEAERPFHPARLHTAIDHLLEGVVCTRGRVWLATQPDSALWVESAGGGLRVGEGSRWLASLDETTLDGVDPERRAMAALRWTTDHGDRHSSLVVLTHRPERPEEICRALHEACLTDEEMALGQAGWMGFDDPFGLAHNDPCDDLPRTAEVELTHREDNQ comes from the coding sequence ATGAAAATCGTTCCCAACAATGGCGATGGCCGCACGCCGCTCGTCCTCGTCGCCGGGCTCGACTCCGATGCGGTCGAGCGCACCGCCGCGGCCCTGCTGATCGGCGGCACCACCCTGGTGCACCACGACCTGAGCGAGCTGGATGCCGGCCGCGTGCGCCGCACCCTGCGCGCGGTCGACCTCGACGGCGAGGAGCGCGTCCACCAGTCGGTGCTCGAACTCGAGCACGGCTGTGTCTCCTGCACGCTACGCAACGACCTGCTGCCGTTGCTGCGCCAACTGCACCGGCGCGACAGCGTCGAGCGCATCGTCCTACAACTGGATTCGGCCCTCGAACCCGAGGCGCTGACCTGGGCCATCGAGCACGCCGTCGTCTCGGACATGCCCGGATACACCGACGCCCCGGCCGCCGAGGACGTCCGCATCGAGGCGACCGTCGCCTGCATCCACGAGGGCGAGTGGCTCGACGCCGCCACCGGGGACGCCACCATGGCCGAGCTCGGCAGGTCGGCGACCACCGACGAGTCGATCGACGAGCGCACCCTCGCCCAGGTCGCGGTGGGCCACGTCGCCTTCGCCGATGCGTTGGTGATCGCCGGGAGCGACCCGGCGATGCGCGACGCCTGGGAGTCCGCGCGGCTGGCCGCGGTGCTCAAACGCCTCGCCCCGTCGGCGCCGATGATCATGGAGATCCCCCAGCGCCGACTGACCACCCTGCTTATGACCCAGCTGTTGGCCGCGGTGCCCGCCGGATCCCGACGCGGCCGCCTCGACGCGCCCCACGATCCGCTGCTGCGCGACCAGCCGCCGCTGGACGCCGACTGCGGCGTAGAACTGTTCACCTTCGAGGCCGAGCGCCCCTTCCACCCGGCCCGGCTGCACACCGCGATCGACCACCTCCTCGAGGGCGTGGTCTGTACGCGCGGCCGGGTGTGGCTGGCGACCCAGCCGGACTCGGCACTGTGGGTCGAGTCCGCCGGCGGCGGGCTGCGCGTCGGCGAGGGGTCGCGCTGGTTGGCGTCACTGGACGAGACCACGCTCGACGGCGTCGACCCGGAGCGTCGGGCCATGGCCGCACTGCGCTGGACGACCGACCACGGCGACCGACACTCGTCGCTGGTCGTCCTGACCCACCGACCCGAGCGCCCCGAAGAAATCTGTCGGGCCCTGCACGAGGCGTGCCTCACCGACGAGGAGATGGCGTTGGGCCAGGCGGGCTGGATGGGGTTCGACGACCCGTTCGGCCTCGCCCACAACGACCCCTGCGACGACCTGCCGCGCACCGCGGAGGTCGAATTGACCCACCGAGAGGACAACCAATGA
- the rpmB gene encoding 50S ribosomal protein L28 produces the protein MSARCQVTGREPGFGKQVSHSHKRTSRRWNPNIQRRRFYLPSEDRYVTLRVSAKGIKTIDRRGIEAVVAEIRGRGEKV, from the coding sequence ATGTCAGCACGTTGTCAGGTCACCGGCCGCGAGCCGGGATTCGGGAAGCAGGTGTCGCACTCGCACAAGCGGACGTCGCGGCGATGGAACCCGAACATCCAGCGCCGTCGCTTCTACCTGCCCAGCGAGGACCGCTACGTGACGCTGCGGGTCTCGGCCAAGGGGATCAAGACGATCGACCGCCGCGGCATCGAGGCCGTCGTCGCCGAGATCCGCGGCCGGGGGGAGAAGGTCTGA
- the rpmG gene encoding 50S ribosomal protein L33 — MASTDLRPVVKLKSTAGTGYTYVTRKNRRNDPDRLVLRKYDPIVKRHVDFREER; from the coding sequence ATGGCGAGCACCGACCTGCGCCCCGTCGTCAAGCTCAAGTCGACGGCCGGCACCGGCTACACCTACGTGACCCGCAAGAACCGGCGCAACGACCCCGATCGGCTGGTGCTGCGCAAGTACGACCCGATCGTCAAACGCCACGTCGATTTCCGGGAGGAGCGCTGA
- the rpsN gene encoding 30S ribosomal protein S14 produces MAKQSKVIANERRKQTVARYAPVRAEYKAIIADAGASDAERAQARRKLQALPRDASPTRVRNRDAIDGRPRGFIGKAGVSRVRFRELAHRGELPGIHKSSW; encoded by the coding sequence ATGGCGAAGCAATCGAAGGTCATCGCCAACGAGCGGCGCAAGCAGACCGTCGCGCGGTATGCCCCGGTCCGGGCGGAGTACAAGGCGATCATCGCCGACGCCGGTGCCTCCGACGCGGAGCGCGCACAGGCGCGGCGCAAGCTGCAGGCCCTGCCGCGCGACGCGAGCCCGACGCGGGTCCGCAACCGCGACGCCATCGACGGACGTCCCCGCGGCTTCATCGGAAAGGCGGGGGTGTCCCGCGTCCGGTTCCGCGAACTCGCCCACCGCGGCGAGCTGCCCGGCATCCACAAGTCCAGCTGGTAA
- the rpsR gene encoding 30S ribosomal protein S18 has product MGKSIQRRSSAPAKKVPNKLDALREKTGVAPVIDYKDTALLRQFLTDRGKIRSRRVTGLTPQQQRQVATAIRNAREMALLPYASGR; this is encoded by the coding sequence ATGGGCAAATCCATCCAGCGGCGGTCGTCGGCGCCCGCCAAGAAAGTCCCAAACAAACTCGACGCGCTGCGCGAGAAAACCGGGGTCGCACCGGTGATCGACTACAAGGACACCGCGCTGCTGCGTCAGTTCCTCACCGACCGGGGCAAAATCCGCAGCCGCCGCGTCACCGGCCTCACCCCGCAGCAACAGCGGCAGGTGGCGACCGCGATCCGCAACGCGCGCGAGATGGCTTTGCTGCCTTACGCTTCGGGGCGCTGA
- a CDS encoding alpha/beta hydrolase, translated as MLNPFMRIGVAVATTLTAGLTIGIAVADGAPPPPRPHGPKAGPPPAISRIVSVTPFKGRERLRVFSAAMEREVVVDLQRPTEAPRDGKPARPRPGKRPTIYLLDGAEAHDTESGWYSETQLGEIASKTDVNVVTPVGDPHSYYTDWKSVDPGMGNKKFMWETFLTRELPPLLAKQFGSTGPAAIAGASMGGLAALTLATRFPRQYRAVGGFSDCANVSSPENQFLTQWDISRGGGNSMNMWGKFDDPQWRAHDPFVNAARLRGTTVYLSAGSGMPGRYNKVAADPLDTSIKGAFLEFGSAVCTGRMTAALKKLGIPFHGSVKASGTHRWEYWRDELIIAWPILMKAIGARITGPLPPAPESRLADAFGSAGS; from the coding sequence GTGCTCAACCCCTTCATGCGGATCGGCGTCGCGGTGGCGACGACGCTGACCGCCGGCCTGACCATCGGTATCGCCGTCGCCGACGGAGCTCCGCCACCCCCGCGACCACACGGCCCGAAGGCCGGGCCACCGCCTGCGATCTCCCGGATCGTGTCGGTGACCCCGTTCAAGGGACGTGAACGGTTGCGGGTGTTCTCCGCGGCGATGGAACGCGAGGTCGTCGTCGACCTGCAGCGGCCGACGGAAGCGCCCCGCGACGGCAAGCCCGCCCGGCCGCGGCCCGGTAAGCGCCCGACGATCTACCTGCTCGACGGCGCCGAGGCCCACGACACCGAGTCCGGCTGGTACTCCGAGACCCAACTCGGCGAGATCGCATCGAAGACCGACGTCAACGTCGTGACCCCCGTCGGCGATCCGCACAGCTACTATACCGACTGGAAGTCCGTCGATCCCGGCATGGGCAACAAGAAGTTCATGTGGGAGACCTTCCTGACCCGCGAGCTCCCGCCGTTGCTGGCCAAGCAGTTCGGCTCCACCGGCCCCGCGGCGATCGCCGGCGCCTCGATGGGCGGACTGGCCGCGCTGACGCTCGCGACCCGCTTCCCCCGCCAATACCGGGCGGTCGGCGGATTCAGCGACTGCGCGAACGTGTCCAGCCCGGAGAACCAGTTCCTCACCCAGTGGGACATCAGCCGCGGCGGCGGCAACTCGATGAACATGTGGGGCAAGTTCGACGACCCGCAGTGGCGGGCCCATGACCCGTTCGTCAACGCCGCGCGGTTGCGCGGCACCACGGTCTACCTCTCGGCGGGCAGCGGCATGCCGGGCCGCTACAACAAGGTGGCCGCCGACCCGCTGGACACCTCCATCAAGGGGGCCTTCCTCGAGTTCGGCAGTGCGGTGTGCACCGGGCGGATGACCGCCGCGCTCAAGAAGCTCGGCATTCCGTTTCACGGCAGCGTGAAGGCCTCGGGCACGCACCGCTGGGAGTACTGGCGCGACGAGTTGATCATCGCCTGGCCGATCCTGATGAAGGCGATCGGCGCCCGCATCACCGGCCCGTTGCCACCCGCGCCGGAATCACGGCTCGCCGACGCGTTCGGCTCGGCGGGCAGCTGA
- a CDS encoding acyltransferase family protein has product MAARVPALTGIRTLAALSVCLTHAAYWTGHYRDTYEGRLSARFEIGVTIFFVLSGYLLYSTWVGRLRRGPEATPVSVRTYFAHRARRVLPAYWLTVVGVYLVFLVRENPTDYGSGWDGFVRHMTFTQVFGLGHQHTGLTQMWSMVAEVSFYLVLPPIALLGVAVCRGRWRPDLLLCLLVGVALVSPLWIFAVVGSDVDLSARIWPPTFFWWFVAGMVLAVCVPLMSRIRTGWWVVIGAAAFLVSGIGAAGGATMAPDTAGQTIVKHILYLVVSLGFIAPLAVVGANGGMDWWSRLWASRPTVWFGEISYEFFCVHVIVLEFVMDLLGYRVLATGSTVVAFAVTTAFSIPLAWALHRVTRPIWRRNSTVATR; this is encoded by the coding sequence ATGGCCGCACGCGTCCCCGCGCTCACGGGTATCCGCACGCTCGCCGCGCTGTCGGTGTGCCTGACCCATGCGGCGTATTGGACCGGGCACTACCGCGACACTTACGAGGGGCGGCTCAGCGCCCGATTCGAGATCGGCGTGACGATCTTCTTCGTCCTGTCGGGGTACCTCCTCTATTCGACCTGGGTGGGTCGGCTGCGCCGCGGACCCGAGGCGACCCCGGTGTCGGTGCGGACCTACTTCGCCCACCGCGCGCGCCGGGTCCTGCCGGCCTACTGGCTGACCGTCGTCGGGGTCTACCTGGTGTTCCTGGTACGTGAGAACCCCACCGACTACGGGTCGGGGTGGGACGGGTTCGTCCGGCACATGACCTTTACCCAGGTGTTCGGGCTGGGCCACCAGCACACCGGGCTGACCCAGATGTGGAGCATGGTCGCCGAGGTGTCCTTCTACCTCGTGTTGCCGCCGATCGCGCTGCTCGGCGTCGCGGTCTGTCGCGGCCGGTGGCGCCCGGACCTGCTGTTATGCCTGTTGGTCGGGGTGGCGTTGGTCTCACCGCTGTGGATCTTCGCCGTCGTCGGATCCGACGTCGACCTGTCCGCGCGGATCTGGCCGCCGACCTTCTTCTGGTGGTTCGTCGCGGGCATGGTGCTGGCGGTGTGCGTGCCGCTGATGTCGCGGATCCGGACCGGGTGGTGGGTCGTGATCGGCGCCGCGGCCTTCCTGGTCTCCGGGATCGGGGCGGCCGGCGGGGCGACGATGGCCCCCGATACGGCGGGGCAGACGATCGTCAAGCACATCCTGTATCTCGTTGTCTCCCTTGGGTTTATCGCGCCCCTCGCCGTCGTCGGTGCGAACGGCGGGATGGACTGGTGGTCGCGGCTGTGGGCGAGTCGGCCGACTGTGTGGTTCGGCGAGATCTCCTACGAGTTCTTCTGTGTCCACGTGATCGTGCTGGAGTTCGTGATGGACCTGCTCGGGTACCGGGTGCTGGCCACCGGGTCCACGGTGGTCGCCTTCGCGGTCACGACGGCCTTCTCGATCCCCCTGGCCTGGGCGTTGCACCGGGTGACCCGGCCGATTTGGCGCCGGAACAGCACCGTCGCGACTCGGTAG
- a CDS encoding acyl-CoA thioesterase, which translates to MSTDHLGKHEFAFVAQVPVRWSDMDAFGHINHARMVTLMEEARVEWLLSAGPEYQPLIKSAMIVHVDIRYQSQLRHGDTPLQIGMWIKKFRSVDFTIGYEIRAKDADVESKPACVAATQMAVVDIEAHTLRRLTDEEKRYLGLWSRG; encoded by the coding sequence GTGAGCACAGACCACCTCGGCAAGCACGAATTCGCCTTCGTCGCGCAGGTGCCGGTCCGCTGGTCGGACATGGACGCCTTCGGGCACATCAACCATGCGCGCATGGTCACCCTGATGGAGGAGGCGCGGGTCGAGTGGTTGTTGTCGGCCGGACCGGAGTACCAACCGCTGATCAAGAGCGCGATGATCGTCCACGTCGACATCCGCTACCAAAGCCAGCTCCGCCACGGCGACACCCCGCTGCAGATCGGGATGTGGATCAAGAAGTTCCGCTCCGTCGACTTCACCATCGGCTACGAGATCCGGGCGAAGGATGCCGACGTCGAGAGCAAGCCGGCCTGTGTGGCCGCCACCCAGATGGCCGTCGTCGATATCGAGGCGCACACCCTGCGACGCCTCACCGACGAGGAGAAGCGCTACCTGGGCCTCTGGTCCAGGGGCTGA